Proteins from a single region of Phycisphaerae bacterium:
- a CDS encoding alpha/beta hydrolase fold domain-containing protein, translated as MSFFRIAYLALLVALAVLPVRASGQITPTYDDVVFGVVPRDAGGTVTLLMDIYLPAAGSGPYPCVLWIHGGGWQGGTHNTVPGSALQLPTAGVAIASVSYRLSGDAIFPAQIHDVKGAVRFLRANAATYNLDTTRFGSWGSSAGGHLSALLATSGDVAELEGTSGGNPTFSSRVQAAVDYFGPTDILNINLDTTTPPGSGINHDAPTSPESHLVGWDDPGQGIGDIRANIANPNPPYPALVTLCNQVNPITWLTADDPPLFIAHGNMDTSVPIKQSVRLTDAMPAVGVFHDYRSINGAGHGFLGNDTDASARNFLLTQFFDPPLSGDTNCDGAADASDVTAFALRLVNPSAYDVQHPLCNTSNGDLNGDGRTDGKDIRSFVTLLIP; from the coding sequence GTGTCCTTTTTTCGAATCGCATACCTCGCACTCCTCGTCGCGCTTGCCGTTCTCCCGGTGCGCGCGTCGGGCCAAATCACACCCACCTACGACGATGTCGTCTTTGGCGTCGTGCCGCGCGATGCCGGTGGGACGGTGACGCTTCTGATGGATATCTACCTGCCCGCGGCCGGGTCGGGTCCGTATCCGTGCGTACTCTGGATTCACGGCGGCGGTTGGCAGGGCGGGACGCACAACACCGTGCCCGGCAGCGCGCTGCAACTGCCGACCGCGGGCGTGGCCATCGCCAGCGTCAGCTATCGCTTGTCCGGCGATGCGATCTTCCCCGCGCAGATTCACGATGTGAAGGGCGCGGTCAGGTTCCTGCGCGCCAACGCCGCGACGTACAACCTCGATACCACGCGCTTCGGCTCATGGGGCAGCTCGGCGGGCGGTCATCTCTCCGCGCTGCTGGCGACGTCCGGCGATGTCGCGGAACTCGAAGGAACCTCCGGCGGCAACCCCACCTTTTCCAGCCGTGTGCAGGCCGCCGTCGATTACTTCGGCCCGACCGACATTCTGAACATCAACCTTGACACGACCACGCCCCCCGGTAGCGGGATCAACCACGACGCCCCGACGTCGCCGGAATCGCACCTCGTCGGCTGGGACGATCCCGGTCAGGGCATCGGCGATATCCGCGCGAACATCGCCAATCCCAACCCGCCGTATCCCGCGCTCGTCACGCTCTGCAACCAGGTGAATCCCATCACGTGGCTGACGGCCGACGACCCGCCGCTCTTCATCGCCCACGGCAACATGGACACGAGCGTGCCGATCAAGCAGAGCGTCCGCCTGACCGACGCCATGCCCGCGGTCGGCGTGTTCCACGACTATCGCTCGATCAACGGCGCCGGTCACGGTTTCCTGGGCAACGACACCGACGCCTCGGCCCGCAACTTCCTCCTGACGCAGTTCTTCGACCCGCCGCTGTCCGGCGATACCAATTGCGACGGCGCCGCCGACGCATCCGACGTGACCGCCTTCGCCCTGCGCCTGGTGAACCCCTCCGCCTACGACGTGCAGCACCCCCTCTGCAACACCAGCAACGGCGACCTCAACGGCGACGGGCGGACGGACGGAAAGGACATCCGGTCGTTTGTAACGCTTCTCATCCCCTAG